TTTTATGCCCGCCTTTCGTCTCAACCCGCCTTGCAGCTAAGCGCACGGTATAACGATATCCACTCATTGACACTTAGTGTCTGTGCCCGACGTTGCTCCTCGATGCCTGCTTCTTCCATGGCTTGAGCAACGCGTTCCACCGATAAGTCCAGACCATGAGCAAGCGCATTGCGGAGCTGTTTGCGCCGCTGAGCAAAGCCAGCACGCACTACATCGAAAAAGGGCCCAATCTCGTTCGTTGCAAGAAGTTGCTGCTCGTGTGGATCAATGCGGACAATGGCCGAATCTACCTTGGGAATTGGGTAGAACGCCTTAGCAGGCACATGCGCAATGAGCCGAGGTTGCCCGTAGAACTGCACACTGACGGCAAGAAGGCTCATTTGCCCCGGCTGGGCCGTAATGCGCTGCGCTACTTCTTTTTGCAACATCAGCACAATCAGTTGGGGTTTTTTGTCTGCTTCCAGTAAATGCCGCATCACGGCCGAAGTGATGTAATAAGGGATGTTGGCCACTACTTTGTAGCTGGGAATGTCCTCCGTATGCGCTCCTTGTACAAGGTAGGCGATGTCCACAGTCAGGATATCGGCTGGGATAATTTCGATGTTGGCAAGCGATGCCAGTCGCTCCTGCAAGATGGTCACAAGTTCTTCATCAATCTCAACGGCTACTACGCGACGTGCCCGCTCAGCCAAAGCTTCAGTCAGAGTTCCTAACCCAGCTCCAATCTCGAGCACGGTATCGTGTGGCCCCACTTCGGCAGCCGCGAGTATTCGCCTCAAGACACGCCGATCGACAAGAAAGTTCTGTCCTAGCCTTTTGTGCGGTTGAAGCTCAAGTTCCTGCAAAAACGCCTTGATGCTCATCCTCGCTCAGAAAGCAACAGCCCTTAGCGCCGCTCCGTGGGATAACTGGGCAAAATCCAGTTGATTTTCTCAGTAGACGGCACTGGCTCAAGCAAATACACATCCACCCACTTATACCAAAGCACCAGGTTGTCATCATCGTAGCAGAGGTCTATACGTCGCCCCAGAATCTTACTGCCGGTGTCAGCAGCCGTGGCAAACCCATAGCCTGGAACATACACTTCGGTGCGCAAGGCAATAACTCGTGGGTCCACAGCCACAATACCCTTCCGTGCTTTCCATCCCAGTCTGGTTATGCCATAAGTAGGATGATCGGGATTCTTGCCCGCGGTCGCAGCATTATAGGAAGTAGCCAACATGCGCACCTTGCGCCAGTAGCGGATAACACCATCTGGGGTTGCCAACTCTCGCACGACGATCTTGGTACCATAGGACACGATACGCGTAGTAGGTTGGCGCTCAATCCACTCGTCCACTGTGGTCCGCTCCTTCTCCTGACCATCTTCGTAGACGATACGT
The Chloroflexota bacterium DNA segment above includes these coding regions:
- the rsmA gene encoding ribosomal RNA small subunit methyltransferase A; its protein translation is MSIKAFLQELELQPHKRLGQNFLVDRRVLRRILAAAEVGPHDTVLEIGAGLGTLTEALAERARRVVAVEIDEELVTILQERLASLANIEIIPADILTVDIAYLVQGAHTEDIPSYKVVANIPYYITSAVMRHLLEADKKPQLIVLMLQKEVAQRITAQPGQMSLLAVSVQFYGQPRLIAHVPAKAFYPIPKVDSAIVRIDPHEQQLLATNEIGPFFDVVRAGFAQRRKQLRNALAHGLDLSVERVAQAMEEAGIEEQRRAQTLSVNEWISLYRALSCKAG